The following coding sequences lie in one Nitrospirota bacterium genomic window:
- the folD gene encoding bifunctional methylenetetrahydrofolate dehydrogenase/methenyltetrahydrofolate cyclohydrolase FolD — MSAKIISGTEVAAQIREELKKEVAEMQAKTGVVPGLVTILVGHNPASVSYVTAKQKAAHEIGFHSIQDSQPEDISEADLLNLIAKYNNDPKIHGILVQLPLPKQVDEKKVLNAIDPDKDVDAFHPVNVGRLMIGGSEVKFLPCTPAGIQELIVRSGFETSGAEVVVVGRSNIVGKPIANIMLQKGRGANSTVTIVHTGTKNLDAHCKRADILIVAAGVPGLVKPEWIKPGACVIDVGVNRVGEKMSEKTGKMIPILKGDVDFDAAKEIAGAITPVPGGVGPMTITMLMKNTVKSAKLAAGI, encoded by the coding sequence ATGAGTGCAAAGATCATCAGCGGCACTGAAGTCGCCGCACAGATACGGGAAGAACTGAAGAAAGAAGTTGCTGAGATGCAGGCAAAGACAGGAGTGGTCCCCGGCCTGGTAACAATACTGGTTGGTCACAATCCGGCCTCGGTAAGCTATGTTACGGCAAAGCAGAAGGCTGCACATGAGATCGGCTTTCATTCGATTCAGGACAGCCAGCCTGAAGACATCTCTGAAGCAGACCTTCTGAACCTGATCGCAAAATATAATAACGATCCCAAGATCCACGGCATCCTTGTCCAGCTTCCGCTGCCAAAGCAGGTTGACGAGAAGAAGGTCTTAAATGCCATAGATCCTGATAAGGATGTCGATGCCTTCCACCCGGTCAATGTCGGCCGCCTTATGATCGGCGGCAGCGAAGTGAAATTCCTGCCCTGCACACCTGCAGGCATACAGGAACTGATCGTTCGCTCAGGCTTTGAGACATCAGGCGCCGAGGTGGTTGTTGTCGGACGTTCCAATATCGTCGGCAAGCCGATTGCAAACATTATGCTTCAGAAGGGCAGAGGCGCAAACTCGACCGTCACGATCGTCCATACCGGCACCAAGAACCTCGATGCGCATTGCAAACGTGCTGATATCCTTATCGTTGCAGCTGGCGTTCCTGGTCTTGTGAAGCCCGAGTGGATCAAGCCCGGAGCATGTGTTATCGATGTCGGTGTGAACCGCGTTGGTGAGAAGATGAGCGAGAAGACCGGCAAGATGATCCCTATCCTCAAGGGCGACGTTGATTTTGATGCGGCAAAGGAGATTGCCGGGGCCATCACTCCTGTGCCGGGCGGCGTAGGACCGATGACAATCACGATGCTTATGAAGAACACGGTGAAATCTGCGAAACTGGCAGCAGGGATATAG
- the folE gene encoding GTP cyclohydrolase I FolE, producing MDIKKIEKGVRLIIEGIGEDPDRPGMKGTPGRVAKMYEEIFSGLSTPTEEILLPIEGESHEELVLLKDIPFYSVCEHHLLPFIGKAHIAYIPGAGRIAGIGELAKALEVFAKRPTVQERLTAQLADLLMERLKPKGAMVIIDAEHLCLSMRGLKKSGARTVTSAVRGIFRSKESTRQELLELIKKRD from the coding sequence ATGGATATCAAAAAAATAGAAAAGGGCGTCAGACTTATTATTGAAGGTATCGGCGAAGACCCTGACAGGCCTGGCATGAAGGGCACACCCGGCAGGGTTGCCAAAATGTACGAAGAGATCTTTTCCGGCCTTTCCACGCCTACCGAAGAGATCCTTCTTCCCATCGAGGGCGAAAGTCATGAGGAGCTTGTCCTTCTGAAAGATATCCCGTTCTACTCCGTCTGCGAGCACCATCTTCTTCCCTTTATCGGCAAGGCGCATATTGCCTACATCCCCGGTGCAGGAAGAATTGCCGGCATCGGAGAGCTTGCAAAAGCCCTTGAAGTCTTTGCAAAACGCCCCACGGTTCAGGAGCGGCTTACTGCCCAGCTCGCTGATCTGCTCATGGAACGGCTGAAGCCAAAGGGCGCGATGGTCATTATTGATGCAGAGCACCTCTGTCTTTCGATGCGCGGGCTGAAGAAATCAGGGGCGCGGACTGTCACTTCAGCAGTAAGAGGCATTTTCAGATCAAAGGAATCCACGCGGCAGGAACTGCTTGAACTCATCAAGAAAAGGGATTAA
- a CDS encoding acyltransferase — protein MKASFFQFNPVFGRKSDNLMKVRAAVSTASADLLVLPEFFATGYQFTSKEEVSEVAESVPYGETTEFLMTLSQEKGIYIVAGLPERDGSKVYNSAVLTGPEGFIGRYRKTHLFYEENLFFTPGDTGFRVWDTPIGKIGIMICFDWFFPESARTLALKGAEVIAHPSNLVLPYCPQSMPIRCLENRVYAVTANRIGTEQRKQGEALTFIGQSQITSPKAEILLRAGNDEEILMTADIDLSLSRDKKLNQFNDLFKDRRPEFYNS, from the coding sequence ATGAAAGCCTCCTTTTTCCAGTTCAATCCGGTGTTCGGCAGAAAAAGCGATAATCTGATGAAAGTCAGGGCTGCGGTAAGCACCGCATCCGCAGACCTTCTTGTGCTTCCGGAGTTCTTTGCAACCGGTTATCAGTTCACCTCAAAGGAAGAGGTCTCTGAAGTTGCCGAGTCTGTTCCTTATGGTGAAACAACCGAATTTCTTATGACCCTCTCGCAGGAAAAGGGCATATATATTGTGGCAGGTCTGCCTGAAAGAGACGGCAGCAAAGTCTACAATTCAGCAGTACTGACCGGCCCTGAGGGTTTTATCGGCAGATACCGTAAGACCCATCTCTTTTACGAAGAGAACCTTTTCTTTACGCCGGGGGATACCGGCTTCCGGGTTTGGGATACCCCCATAGGCAAGATCGGCATCATGATCTGCTTTGACTGGTTCTTTCCGGAATCTGCACGGACTCTTGCCCTCAAAGGGGCAGAGGTGATCGCGCATCCGTCAAACCTTGTCCTGCCCTATTGCCCGCAGTCCATGCCAATCAGATGCCTTGAGAACAGGGTTTATGCGGTAACAGCCAACCGTATCGGCACTGAACAGAGAAAACAGGGCGAGGCGCTCACATTCATCGGCCAGAGCCAGATCACATCACCCAAGGCTGAAATCCTGTTACGTGCGGGTAATGATGAAGAAATCCTTATGACTGCAGATATTGACCTGTCCCTGAGCAGGGACAAGAAACTGAATCAGTTCAACGACCTATTCAAAGACAGAAGACCGGAATTTTATAATTCATAA
- a CDS encoding DUF1801 domain-containing protein: MKSPKGPPKSIDEYIAGFPEDVQGILRKTQSTIRSAAPDAEEAVKYGIPTFVLNGNLVHFGGFQKHIGFYPTPSGIEEFKDELSVYKSAKGSVQFPLDQPIPYSLIRKIVAFRVKEVGKKAAGKKKCKQQR, translated from the coding sequence ATGAAAAGCCCCAAAGGACCACCCAAGAGCATTGACGAATACATAGCCGGTTTTCCGGAAGATGTCCAGGGGATTCTCCGGAAAACACAAAGCACGATCAGGAGTGCCGCTCCTGACGCGGAAGAGGCGGTTAAGTATGGAATTCCGACATTCGTGCTTAACGGCAATCTGGTGCACTTCGGCGGGTTTCAGAAGCATATTGGCTTTTATCCGACGCCCTCCGGAATTGAAGAATTCAAGGACGAGTTGTCTGTCTATAAAAGCGCAAAAGGCTCTGTCCAATTTCCGCTCGACCAGCCGATACCTTACAGTCTGATTCGCAAAATAGTTGCATTTAGGGTGAAGGAGGTTGGCAAAAAAGCCGCGGGCAAGAAAAAATGCAAGCAGCAACGGTAA
- a CDS encoding TPM domain-containing protein, with amino-acid sequence MNGETTRTFRNILNLLTLLASIILVANIAAATNVPFLTGRITDNAETLSEPMRKSLTERLKAHEESTGNQIAVLTVSSLEGQSIEEYAEAVFREWKLGQKGKDNGILVVVALKDRRMRIEVGYGLEGTLTDLMAGRIIQNIITPKFKTGDYDGGVEAGVGAIITLLENGKTPELESSLGGETKTSTTSGLEAPPMPLTQRILFGAFIFGIIGLFTVIGIMTPGMGWFLYFFLIPFWAMFPIVIVGTSGALYMLITYLIVYPLAKLLLSKTAWYAKAAADMRTKGHATIGGFSLSSGSSGGSWSSGSSGSSGFSGGGGSSGGGGASGSW; translated from the coding sequence ATGAATGGGGAGACGACAAGGACTTTTAGAAATATACTCAATCTGCTGACACTCCTTGCCTCGATAATCCTCGTAGCGAATATCGCAGCTGCAACGAACGTCCCTTTTCTTACCGGTCGTATAACCGACAATGCAGAAACCCTGTCTGAGCCCATGCGAAAATCGCTGACCGAGCGGCTCAAGGCCCACGAAGAGAGCACCGGCAACCAGATCGCGGTCCTTACGGTATCGTCGCTCGAAGGTCAGAGCATCGAGGAATATGCAGAAGCGGTTTTCAGGGAATGGAAGCTCGGGCAGAAGGGCAAAGACAACGGCATCCTGGTCGTCGTGGCCCTGAAGGACCGTCGCATGCGGATCGAGGTCGGATACGGCCTCGAAGGTACGCTCACTGATCTCATGGCAGGAAGGATCATTCAAAACATTATTACTCCTAAGTTCAAGACCGGGGACTATGACGGCGGCGTGGAAGCTGGGGTAGGGGCGATCATTACGCTTCTCGAAAACGGCAAGACGCCTGAGTTGGAAAGCTCCCTCGGAGGTGAAACGAAAACATCAACCACCTCTGGCCTTGAAGCGCCCCCTATGCCGCTTACCCAAAGAATACTGTTCGGCGCATTCATCTTCGGCATCATCGGTCTTTTCACTGTTATCGGTATCATGACACCTGGCATGGGATGGTTTCTCTACTTCTTTCTCATCCCTTTTTGGGCCATGTTTCCGATCGTCATTGTCGGAACTTCTGGCGCGCTCTATATGCTCATAACCTATCTGATCGTATATCCCCTTGCCAAACTGCTGCTCAGCAAGACCGCATGGTACGCGAAAGCCGCTGCGGATATGCGCACCAAAGGCCATGCCACCATCGGCGGCTTCTCGCTTTCATCGGGGAGTTCGGGAGGTTCCTGGAGCTCAGGCAGCTCCGGCAGTTCCGGTTTTTCCGGAGGAGGAGGGTCGTCGGGCGGCGGCGGAGCCTCAGGGAGTTGGTAA
- a CDS encoding membrane integrity-associated transporter subunit PqiC — protein sequence MSNMLRKGIVLLGILLVAACSMPETRIYSLHMPADNNRAQVRKQATIILRVQSPRYLAQPYIAHRLSAYQLDISRYAKWDSAPVEMVREIFRDSLSAVYEDVRTSNSVAEGSYVLNINLKRFERVDDSYAELALDAVLLSAEGKEMLRFEERKKVQLDTKDSAGLAKGLSAALSESVKEVLAGLGGKI from the coding sequence GTGAGTAATATGCTACGGAAAGGTATTGTTCTGCTTGGTATTCTCTTAGTGGCTGCATGCTCCATGCCCGAGACAAGGATTTACAGCCTGCATATGCCTGCTGACAATAACAGGGCCCAGGTCAGAAAGCAGGCAACGATTATCCTCAGAGTCCAGTCGCCGAGGTATCTGGCACAACCCTATATTGCACACAGACTGTCTGCGTATCAGCTTGACATATCCCGTTATGCAAAATGGGATTCAGCCCCTGTTGAGATGGTCAGGGAAATATTCAGGGATTCACTGTCAGCCGTGTACGAGGATGTAAGGACATCGAATTCTGTGGCTGAAGGCTCTTATGTTCTGAACATCAATCTGAAACGATTTGAAAGAGTGGATGACTCATATGCTGAACTGGCTTTAGATGCAGTGTTATTGTCGGCCGAGGGAAAAGAGATGCTGCGTTTTGAAGAGCGGAAGAAAGTGCAGCTCGATACAAAGGATTCTGCAGGGCTTGCAAAGGGCTTGAGCGCTGCGCTGTCAGAGTCGGTGAAGGAAGTTTTGGCAGGGCTTGGGGGCAAAATATAA
- a CDS encoding MCE family protein — protein MREEIKAGLIIGVSMVLLTALIILIGGAQFLDKFDPYYIKVKNAAGLEPGAQVKLGGVRVGRVVSVKEPQQAGESVVVEIGIKRGKPIYKGTKASVTQVGFVGDIYLLLSVNETVNERIKVGDVIPSEEVVDFGVIMSKVEGLSKSLDSLIQDVNKVFSPQNIKQVESLLGNTNKAIVSATSNIDKMTADIRMTADKLSRVLDELEGLVSNNKGEFTQVLKKAREALDKAEVMLKGIEKTAKTVDRAVDLQSQNLDALLNTMTRTTDELQELIHDVKSKPWSVIYKEGKGE, from the coding sequence TTGAGAGAAGAGATTAAGGCTGGTCTGATAATTGGCGTGTCCATGGTCCTGCTTACGGCGCTGATAATTCTTATCGGCGGTGCGCAGTTTCTCGATAAATTCGACCCTTATTATATCAAGGTGAAAAATGCTGCCGGTCTTGAACCGGGTGCTCAGGTCAAACTGGGCGGCGTAAGAGTCGGACGCGTGGTCAGCGTAAAAGAGCCGCAGCAGGCCGGGGAATCGGTCGTTGTCGAGATCGGTATCAAGAGGGGCAAGCCGATCTATAAGGGTACCAAGGCGTCTGTCACGCAGGTAGGATTTGTGGGTGACATTTACCTGCTCCTGTCTGTCAACGAAACGGTGAATGAGCGGATCAAGGTAGGCGATGTGATACCTTCCGAAGAGGTCGTTGATTTTGGGGTCATCATGTCAAAGGTCGAAGGTCTGTCAAAGTCACTTGATTCCCTCATTCAGGATGTGAACAAGGTTTTCAGCCCCCAAAATATTAAGCAGGTCGAATCCCTATTAGGCAATACCAATAAGGCGATTGTTTCGGCAACCTCTAATATCGACAAAATGACCGCTGACATCAGGATGACGGCCGACAAACTTTCAAGGGTGCTTGATGAGCTTGAAGGCCTGGTGAGCAACAATAAGGGTGAGTTTACGCAGGTCCTGAAAAAGGCGCGTGAGGCTCTTGACAAGGCAGAGGTGATGCTCAAGGGTATTGAAAAGACTGCAAAGACCGTGGATCGGGCAGTTGACCTTCAGTCCCAGAATCTTGATGCGCTGCTTAATACCATGACCAGGACGACCGATGAACTCCAGGAGCTGATTCATGACGTAAAGAGTAAGCCCTGGAGCGTGATCTATAAGGAGGGCAAGGGTGAGTAA
- a CDS encoding ABC transporter ATP-binding protein, with translation MNEAAIEVTGLRTRYGDREVLKGLTFAIPKGKTTVILGGSGCGKSTLLKHLIGLLKPSEGTISIGNREITALTDPEMDDVRRKMGVLFQGSALLNSLTIAENVALPIKEHTKINDATVQIMVRMKLDLVGLSGFDHFYPSQLSGGMKKRAGLARALALDPEMLFFDEPSAGLDPVTAAGLDDLILKLQKAFRMTIVVVTHELPSVFAIADYVIMLDKGQVLFFGPLEGLKASDHPRIRQFLERRWEEEQYSPDDYFKMIAGD, from the coding sequence ATGAATGAAGCTGCTATTGAAGTAACCGGGCTCAGGACGCGGTACGGCGACCGGGAAGTGCTGAAAGGCCTCACCTTTGCCATCCCGAAGGGAAAGACTACGGTCATTTTAGGCGGCAGCGGCTGCGGCAAGAGCACACTCCTGAAACATCTCATCGGCCTGCTTAAGCCTTCTGAAGGAACCATCAGCATCGGCAATAGGGAGATTACGGCCTTGACAGACCCTGAGATGGACGATGTGAGGAGGAAGATGGGAGTGCTGTTTCAGGGATCTGCCCTGCTTAATTCACTCACCATCGCCGAAAATGTCGCCCTGCCGATTAAGGAGCATACCAAGATAAATGACGCTACGGTCCAGATCATGGTACGCATGAAGCTTGACCTGGTCGGGCTTTCAGGATTTGATCATTTTTATCCGTCCCAGCTCTCGGGCGGCATGAAGAAGAGGGCTGGCCTCGCACGGGCCCTGGCGCTCGACCCGGAGATGCTCTTTTTTGACGAGCCCTCTGCAGGACTCGACCCGGTCACTGCTGCCGGACTTGACGATCTGATCTTGAAACTGCAGAAGGCCTTCAGGATGACAATCGTTGTGGTGACCCATGAACTGCCCAGTGTTTTTGCAATTGCCGATTATGTTATCATGCTCGACAAGGGACAGGTCCTGTTTTTTGGCCCTCTTGAGGGGCTGAAGGCGTCGGACCATCCCCGCATCAGGCAGTTTCTTGAGAGAAGATGGGAAGAGGAGCAATACTCGCCGGACGATTACTTTAAGATGATTGCCGGGGATTGA
- a CDS encoding PilT/PilU family type 4a pilus ATPase encodes MDSSTFAQILQIAFDKKVSDIHFEVGDPPMFRARGHLIRSKLNNLAAADTEFVASAVMEQHNRKLPEDMKEFDTSYTLANVGRFRVSIFRQRGNIGVVMRTIPHSIASFEELRLPPVLGRISQSPNGLVLVTGPTGNGKSTTLASMIKFINDNFQYNIITIEDPIEFLFTSSRSCIIQREVGIDTDTFSGAVRAAMRMNPDVIMVGEMRDLDTIDSCIKAAETGHLVFSTLHTLNAASTINRIVGYFPSDMQENVRHRLAEILVATISLRLVRGKNDEGLIPVLEIMSATNTIKACIRDNHLDEIEHHIEKGRDEYHMQSLDQHLVQLCKDDVISLEEAKRISRSTDLERKLMYS; translated from the coding sequence ATGGACAGTTCAACATTTGCGCAGATACTGCAGATTGCTTTTGACAAGAAGGTGTCGGATATCCATTTCGAGGTAGGCGACCCGCCGATGTTCAGGGCCCGCGGACACCTGATACGGTCAAAGCTCAATAATCTTGCAGCCGCAGACACCGAGTTTGTGGCATCCGCCGTCATGGAGCAGCACAACAGAAAGCTTCCGGAGGATATGAAGGAATTTGATACCTCCTATACTCTTGCCAATGTCGGAAGGTTCAGGGTCAGCATCTTCCGCCAGCGCGGCAATATCGGCGTTGTCATGAGAACGATTCCGCATAGTATCGCCTCGTTTGAAGAGCTGAGACTCCCTCCTGTGCTCGGCAGGATATCGCAGTCTCCAAACGGGCTGGTCCTGGTGACAGGGCCGACGGGTAACGGTAAATCAACGACCCTGGCCTCCATGATCAAATTCATCAATGACAATTTTCAATACAATATCATCACCATTGAGGACCCCATTGAGTTCCTGTTTACCTCAAGCAGGAGCTGTATTATTCAGAGGGAGGTCGGCATCGATACCGACACCTTCAGCGGTGCGGTGCGGGCGGCAATGCGCATGAACCCCGATGTAATCATGGTGGGAGAGATGCGCGATCTGGACACCATCGACTCCTGCATCAAGGCGGCAGAGACCGGTCATCTTGTCTTTTCAACGCTTCATACCCTTAACGCAGCCTCAACTATCAACCGGATCGTCGGGTATTTCCCCTCCGATATGCAGGAGAATGTCCGCCACCGGCTTGCTGAAATCCTTGTTGCCACCATATCACTACGTCTTGTAAGGGGCAAGAATGATGAAGGTCTCATACCGGTTCTTGAGATAATGTCTGCCACCAATACCATCAAGGCATGCATACGGGATAACCATCTTGATGAGATCGAGCATCATATTGAAAAGGGAAGGGATGAGTATCACATGCAGAGCCTGGACCAGCATCTTGTTCAGCTCTGCAAGGATGATGTTATCTCTCTTGAAGAGGCCAAGCGCATTTCCCGATCTACTGATCTGGAGCGCAAGCTGATGTATTCGTAA
- a CDS encoding DUF4388 domain-containing protein, with translation MALTGDLSQLHITDIIQLIHTTRQSGTLSVEGSKGESRIIFSNGYIVSANHLSSRVRIGSVLVAMKYITTEDLKFALETQKKSGSNRQPLVITLKQIGRLKDEAAFRALKKLIEITVVELISWKEGRFTFDADAIAVSSECTYHPGEMEQEQRFDAQMVLMDALRVYDEKERDRLSGKAVLSDEDLYAEALPANSSESAPKGKVITADILGLADLEQLENRTPVKVVSEGFDPVTIHRKIIQRVLADFPAQEQEDLVSFLKDAMDSGSFFEETGRQKRHAMAIILFSGDELLTHALMTVCKNDGISIFGVSQKAEIERVIDQCHKMSIQPVLVFDTPDESGAGLSEKDTTALRLHIKTMHPLIPFIQFILPCSYRYSLQCLNEGVRTVFPKPDCTASRDTFVGDMIIFLESFRNAARCILIEPSGSSAAEILSELKAKTAALRLLEDPDEVSSFLLAAISSSFERSILYSVEGPGLVVKKALLPALEKTSQQNLDQFLAVPLGKYSVFDDVVESGQIFYGETDDEVLHGHLFQKIGEPLKPTVFILPLKVSGQVKALVYADFGQKDLSSVYTDVFELLAIEAGTVLENALYRRQILKTTI, from the coding sequence ATGGCACTGACGGGAGATCTGTCACAGTTACATATCACGGACATCATTCAGCTGATTCACACGACAAGACAGTCCGGCACTCTTTCCGTTGAAGGAAGCAAGGGGGAAAGCCGGATCATATTCAGCAACGGATATATTGTCAGTGCAAATCACCTGAGCAGCCGCGTTCGCATTGGCTCGGTTCTTGTGGCCATGAAATATATTACTACCGAAGACCTGAAATTCGCCCTTGAAACACAAAAGAAGTCAGGCAGTAACCGTCAACCCCTGGTAATTACGCTGAAACAGATTGGAAGACTGAAGGACGAGGCTGCTTTCCGTGCGCTCAAGAAACTGATCGAGATTACCGTGGTCGAACTGATCAGCTGGAAGGAAGGAAGATTTACCTTTGATGCCGACGCCATTGCGGTTTCCTCTGAATGCACCTATCACCCGGGTGAAATGGAGCAGGAACAGAGATTTGACGCCCAGATGGTATTGATGGACGCCCTGCGTGTCTACGATGAGAAGGAGAGAGACCGCTTGTCCGGCAAGGCGGTCCTGTCTGATGAGGATCTTTATGCAGAGGCGCTTCCTGCTAATTCTTCCGAGTCTGCTCCAAAAGGAAAGGTGATCACGGCAGATATCCTCGGCCTTGCCGATCTTGAACAGCTGGAAAACAGGACCCCGGTCAAGGTTGTTTCGGAAGGGTTCGATCCGGTCACGATTCATCGAAAGATTATTCAAAGGGTTTTGGCCGATTTCCCTGCGCAGGAGCAGGAAGATCTTGTTTCCTTTCTGAAAGATGCCATGGACAGCGGCTCCTTTTTTGAGGAGACAGGCCGGCAAAAGCGTCATGCCATGGCCATAATACTGTTTAGCGGAGATGAGCTGCTTACGCATGCGTTGATGACGGTCTGCAAGAATGACGGTATCAGCATATTTGGGGTAAGCCAGAAGGCGGAGATTGAGCGTGTTATCGATCAATGCCACAAGATGAGCATTCAGCCGGTTCTGGTATTTGACACCCCTGATGAGTCAGGTGCCGGGCTGTCTGAAAAGGACACGACAGCACTCAGACTTCATATAAAAACGATGCATCCACTTATTCCATTTATTCAATTCATATTGCCCTGCTCGTACCGGTATTCCCTGCAGTGTCTGAACGAAGGGGTGAGGACAGTATTTCCCAAGCCGGATTGTACTGCTTCCAGAGATACCTTTGTGGGGGATATGATTATCTTTCTCGAATCCTTCCGTAATGCAGCGAGATGTATTCTCATCGAGCCCAGTGGTTCTTCAGCCGCAGAAATACTGAGCGAGCTGAAAGCGAAGACTGCTGCTCTTCGGCTGCTGGAGGATCCCGATGAGGTCTCTTCTTTTCTTTTGGCGGCGATTTCATCTTCATTTGAGCGTTCTATCCTGTATTCGGTTGAAGGTCCTGGTCTTGTTGTGAAAAAAGCCCTGCTCCCGGCACTCGAAAAAACATCGCAACAGAACCTGGATCAGTTCCTTGCCGTGCCTTTGGGCAAATACTCCGTTTTTGACGATGTCGTCGAATCCGGTCAGATCTTTTATGGTGAAACTGACGATGAAGTGCTGCATGGCCATCTCTTCCAAAAAATCGGAGAGCCCCTCAAGCCGACGGTCTTTATCCTGCCGCTGAAGGTCAGCGGCCAGGTCAAGGCTTTGGTCTATGCCGATTTCGGGCAGAAAGATCTGTCTTCGGTATATACGGATGTTTTTGAACTGCTTGCCATCGAGGCCGGCACGGTTTTGGAAAATGCACTTTATCGCAGGCAGATTTTAAAGACGACAATATAA
- a CDS encoding ABC transporter permease: MAFTLLKDITDASRIINKSFYWTFVSPLRGKPVRVRATISEMVKAGYNSVPIVAVISFFVGIILALQAAYQLKRVGALIYVANLVGVSLTRELSPILTAIIVSGRSGSAFAAEIGSMKAAEEVDALVTMGINPVRFLVSPKLLALMVMVPALTILSDVIGILGGFLLSVSVLEINAYNYYQQTLNALLVKDVFTGLIKAWAFGIVITIVGAYQGFKVEGGAEEVGRRTTSSVVVSIFLVIIFDLFFTTLFYYFT; encoded by the coding sequence ATGGCCTTTACGCTCCTGAAAGATATCACTGATGCCTCGCGCATTATCAATAAATCCTTCTACTGGACCTTTGTCTCACCGCTTCGGGGTAAGCCTGTCCGCGTCAGGGCCACAATCTCCGAGATGGTCAAGGCGGGGTACAACTCCGTGCCGATCGTTGCAGTCATCTCCTTTTTTGTCGGGATCATCCTTGCCCTCCAGGCAGCGTACCAGCTGAAGCGTGTCGGCGCCCTGATCTATGTTGCCAATCTTGTCGGAGTCTCTCTTACGAGGGAACTGAGCCCAATCCTTACGGCGATCATTGTTTCGGGCAGGAGCGGTTCCGCCTTTGCTGCCGAGATTGGCTCGATGAAGGCAGCGGAAGAGGTGGACGCCCTCGTTACGATGGGCATAAACCCTGTGCGGTTCCTGGTAAGCCCGAAGCTTCTTGCTCTTATGGTCATGGTCCCGGCACTGACCATCCTGTCCGATGTTATCGGTATCCTGGGCGGGTTCCTTCTGTCGGTCTCTGTTTTGGAAATCAATGCGTATAACTACTATCAGCAGACCCTTAATGCCCTTCTGGTAAAGGATGTCTTTACCGGTCTGATCAAGGCCTGGGCGTTTGGCATTGTCATAACCATTGTGGGCGCATACCAGGGCTTCAAGGTTGAGGGCGGTGCGGAAGAAGTAGGCCGGCGTACAACCTCTTCAGTCGTTGTCTCCATCTTTCTGGTAATTATCTTCGACCTCTTCTTTACCACACTCTTTTACTACTTTACCTGA
- a CDS encoding STAS domain-containing protein, with protein MHCDIGDYKGNMVISLSGDVDMHSSPALRDKLLGVIKNKPPRLIVNFRGVSYIDSSGIATFVEGLKHVKAYKGRLQFSELPQSIMDIFSFSKLDKVFEICGNLDDAVSR; from the coding sequence ATGCATTGTGATATTGGCGACTACAAAGGGAATATGGTCATCTCGCTGAGCGGTGATGTCGATATGCATTCATCGCCGGCTCTGAGGGACAAACTGCTCGGCGTCATCAAGAACAAGCCTCCGCGTCTTATCGTCAATTTCAGGGGCGTATCCTATATTGACAGCTCAGGCATAGCCACCTTTGTCGAAGGCCTCAAGCATGTGAAGGCATATAAGGGGAGGCTGCAGTTCTCTGAACTCCCTCAATCCATCATGGATATATTCAGTTTTTCAAAGCTCGACAAGGTCTTTGAGATCTGCGGAAATCTGGATGATGCGGTCAGCCGCTGA
- a CDS encoding ATP-binding protein: MKTVATINVLSHPRYLSLIREVTNRFCQSCGLDEDLTGKIKLAVDEACSNVIKYAYHGDTSRRIVVKYGSSQKQISIIIEDSGEKADPEKIRGRDLDDVRPGGLGMHFIRRVFDRVEFDAKKVKGNRLLLVKQAGGNDAL, encoded by the coding sequence ATGAAGACTGTTGCGACCATAAATGTCCTGTCTCATCCGCGCTATCTCAGCCTGATCCGCGAGGTGACCAACCGCTTCTGCCAGTCCTGCGGTCTTGACGAGGACCTGACCGGCAAGATCAAGCTTGCTGTGGATGAAGCCTGCTCCAATGTGATCAAATATGCCTATCATGGAGACACGTCCAGGAGAATTGTTGTAAAATACGGCTCTTCGCAAAAGCAGATCTCTATCATTATTGAAGACAGCGGGGAAAAGGCTGACCCCGAAAAGATCCGCGGAAGGGATCTTGATGACGTGAGGCCCGGCGGTCTCGGCATGCATTTTATCAGAAGGGTATTTGACCGGGTAGAGTTCGATGCCAAAAAGGTGAAGGGAAACAGGCTGCTTCTTGTGAAGCAGGCAGGGGGGAACGATGCATTGTGA